One segment of Xanthomonas oryzae pv. oryzae DNA contains the following:
- a CDS encoding transposase — MVFEHQKDHTWQWATIASIAGKIGCTAQTLCNEVRQAECDQGRREGLSTSEREKMKSLEREVRELRQANEILRKASAYPPQRPWRAIRQHPLQRTAGRGQDRTVCRQRWRLV, encoded by the coding sequence ATGGTGTTTGAGCACCAGAAGGATCACACCTGGCAGTGGGCGACGATCGCATCGATCGCCGGGAAGATCGGTTGCACGGCGCAGACACTCTGCAACGAGGTACGGCAGGCCGAGTGCGACCAGGGTCGGCGTGAGGGGCTGAGCACGTCCGAGCGCGAGAAGATGAAGTCGCTGGAGCGCGAGGTGCGGGAGTTGCGGCAGGCCAACGAGATCCTGCGCAAGGCATCAGCGTATCCACCACAGCGACCGTGGCGTGCAATACGTCAGCATCCGTTACAGCGAACGGCTGGTCGAGGCCAGGATCGAACCGTCTGTCGGCAGCGTTGGCGACTGGTATGA
- a CDS encoding acyl-CoA dehydrogenase family protein produces the protein MNATIQLYPNAADLNDEQQAFRAAARDFADKELAPHAAQWDAEGHFPREAIAKAAALGFCGLYTDHGVGGLGMRRLDAAVVFEELATVDPSTSAFISIHNMVTWFIASYGTDAVRAQWGEAMTSGARLGSYCLTEPGSGSDAASLKSRAQRDGDSYVLNGSKAFISGAGATDVLVVMARTGEDGARGISAFAVPTDAPGISYGRKEEKMGWNSQPTRGVTLENVRIPAENLLGKEGEGFKMAMKALDGGRINIAACSLGAAQGALDAARRYMGERRQFGKTLADFQALQFKLADMATQLVAARQMVHTAARKLDAGSHDATVWCAMAKRFATDAGFAICDDALQIHGGYGYIREYPIERLLRDSRVHRILEGTNEVMRMIVARHLLNGEEELR, from the coding sequence ATGAACGCAACCATCCAGCTCTATCCCAACGCGGCCGATTTGAACGACGAGCAGCAAGCCTTTCGCGCCGCCGCCCGCGATTTTGCCGATAAAGAACTCGCCCCGCACGCGGCGCAGTGGGACGCAGAAGGTCACTTCCCGCGCGAGGCGATCGCCAAGGCCGCAGCGTTGGGCTTTTGCGGGCTTTACACCGACCACGGCGTGGGCGGCCTGGGCATGCGCCGGCTCGATGCGGCGGTGGTGTTCGAAGAGCTTGCCACGGTGGATCCATCCACCTCGGCCTTCATCAGCATCCACAACATGGTCACCTGGTTTATTGCCAGCTACGGCACCGATGCGGTGCGCGCGCAGTGGGGCGAGGCGATGACCAGCGGTGCCAGACTCGGCTCCTACTGCCTGACCGAACCGGGCAGCGGCTCGGACGCAGCATCGTTGAAATCCCGTGCACAGCGCGATGGCGACAGCTACGTGCTCAATGGCAGCAAGGCCTTCATCTCCGGTGCCGGCGCGACCGATGTGCTGGTGGTGATGGCACGCACCGGCGAAGACGGCGCACGCGGCATCAGCGCGTTCGCGGTGCCGACCGATGCCCCCGGCATCAGCTATGGCCGCAAGGAAGAAAAGATGGGCTGGAACAGCCAGCCCACGCGCGGTGTGACCTTAGAAAACGTGCGCATTCCTGCCGAGAACCTGCTTGGCAAGGAAGGCGAAGGTTTCAAGATGGCGATGAAGGCGCTGGATGGTGGACGCATCAATATCGCCGCGTGTTCGTTGGGCGCAGCGCAAGGCGCGCTGGATGCCGCGCGGCGCTACATGGGCGAGCGCCGCCAGTTCGGTAAGACGCTGGCCGATTTCCAGGCCCTGCAGTTCAAGCTGGCCGATATGGCCACGCAACTGGTGGCCGCGCGGCAGATGGTGCACACCGCTGCACGCAAGCTCGATGCCGGCAGCCACGATGCCACCGTGTGGTGTGCGATGGCCAAGCGCTTCGCCACCGATGCAGGCTTTGCCATCTGCGACGATGCCTTGCAGATCCACGGCGGCTACGGCTATATCCGCGAGTATCCAATCGAGCGCTTGCTGCGCGACAGCCGCGTGCACCGCATTCTGGAAGGTACCAACGAGGTGATGCGCATGATCGTGGCGCGTCATCTGCTCAATGGCGAGGAGGAACTGCGATGA
- a CDS encoding CoA-acylating methylmalonate-semialdehyde dehydrogenase, whose translation MRESVPRVSLLIDGELVVSAGTHWQDVVNPADQSVLAQVPFATADEVAAAVAAASRAFVTWRKTPIGTRARIFLKYQQLIREHMPELAALLSAEQGKTLADAEGDVFRGLEVVEHAAAIGNLQLGELANNVANGVDTYSLLQPLGVCAGITPFNFPAMIPLWMFPMAIATGNTFVLKPSEQDPMVTMRLVELALEAGIPKGVLNVVHGGEDVVNALCDHPDIKALSFVGSTKVGTHVYQRASLAGKRVQCMMGAKNHAVVLPDANRGQTLNAMVGAAFGAAGQRCMAASTLVLVGDARAWIPELVAKAKRLKIGAGNAPGTEVGPLISCAARARVEALIASGVEQGAMLELDGRAPHVPGFEQGNFVGPTIFSGVTPGMRIYDEEIFGPVLVILEAATLDEAIALVNANPNGNGTALFTQSGAAARRFQEDIDVGQVGINVPIPVPVPLFSFTGSRASKLGDLGPYGKQVVMFYTQTKTVTARWFDDETLDHGVNTTISLK comes from the coding sequence ATGCGCGAATCCGTCCCCCGCGTGTCCTTGTTGATCGATGGCGAGTTGGTGGTGTCCGCCGGCACGCACTGGCAGGACGTGGTCAACCCGGCCGATCAATCGGTGCTGGCCCAGGTGCCATTTGCCACCGCCGACGAAGTGGCCGCGGCAGTGGCCGCAGCCAGCCGCGCTTTCGTCACGTGGCGCAAGACGCCGATCGGCACGCGTGCGCGCATTTTTCTCAAGTACCAGCAGCTGATCCGCGAACACATGCCCGAACTGGCCGCGCTGCTCAGCGCCGAGCAAGGCAAGACCCTGGCCGATGCCGAAGGCGATGTGTTCCGCGGTCTGGAAGTGGTGGAGCACGCCGCGGCGATCGGCAATCTGCAGCTGGGCGAGCTGGCCAACAACGTCGCCAACGGCGTGGACACCTACAGCCTGCTGCAGCCGCTGGGTGTGTGCGCCGGCATTACCCCGTTCAACTTCCCGGCGATGATTCCGCTGTGGATGTTTCCGATGGCGATCGCCACCGGCAACACCTTCGTGCTCAAGCCCTCCGAGCAAGACCCGATGGTGACCATGCGCTTGGTCGAACTCGCCCTGGAAGCCGGCATTCCCAAGGGCGTACTCAACGTCGTGCACGGCGGCGAGGACGTGGTCAACGCACTGTGCGATCACCCCGATATCAAGGCGCTGTCGTTCGTGGGCTCCACCAAGGTCGGCACGCACGTGTATCAACGCGCCTCGCTGGCCGGCAAGCGCGTGCAATGCATGATGGGCGCCAAGAATCACGCCGTGGTGCTGCCGGATGCCAATCGCGGGCAGACCCTCAATGCGATGGTCGGCGCCGCGTTCGGTGCCGCCGGGCAGCGCTGCATGGCGGCCTCCACGCTGGTGCTGGTCGGTGACGCGCGCGCGTGGATTCCGGAGCTGGTGGCCAAGGCCAAACGTTTGAAGATCGGCGCCGGTAATGCGCCCGGCACCGAAGTGGGTCCGCTGATTTCCTGCGCCGCACGCGCGCGGGTGGAAGCCTTGATTGCCTCCGGTGTGGAGCAGGGCGCCATGTTGGAACTGGATGGCCGCGCGCCCCATGTGCCGGGGTTCGAGCAAGGCAACTTCGTCGGGCCGACCATTTTTTCCGGCGTCACACCCGGCATGCGGATCTACGACGAAGAAATCTTCGGGCCGGTGCTGGTGATTCTGGAAGCCGCCACGCTGGACGAGGCCATCGCCTTGGTCAACGCCAATCCCAATGGCAATGGCACGGCGTTGTTTACCCAATCCGGTGCGGCTGCGCGGCGTTTCCAGGAAGACATCGATGTGGGCCAGGTCGGCATCAACGTGCCGATTCCAGTGCCGGTGCCGCTGTTCTCCTTCACCGGTTCGCGTGCCTCCAAGCTCGGCGACCTGGGTCCGTACGGCAAGCAGGTGGTGATGTTCTACACCCAGACCAAGACCGTGACCGCGCGCTGGTTCGACGACGAGACGCTGGACCATGGCGTCAACACCACCATCTCCCTCAAGTGA
- a CDS encoding enoyl-CoA hydratase, translated as MSDWEQGVHTGLQVERDGHVAIVTLSNPPANTWTVHSLAALRDLVRALDADRSIYALVISGEGEKFFSAGADLKQFADGDKANAREAARRFGEAFEALSAFRGVAIAAINGYAMGGGLECALACDLRIAEQQAHLALPEASVGLLPCAGGTQNLPRVVGEGWAKRMILLGERVDAATAQRIGLVEEVVGKGESRVLAIAWAQRAGKQSPISVSACKQLVQSTRHGTHAAALIAEREAFVDLFEHADQAEGVAAFLEKRAPQWSNH; from the coding sequence ATGAGCGATTGGGAACAGGGCGTCCATACCGGTCTGCAGGTCGAGCGCGATGGTCACGTGGCCATCGTGACCTTGAGCAACCCACCGGCCAACACCTGGACCGTGCACAGCCTGGCGGCTCTGCGCGATTTGGTGCGCGCACTGGATGCAGATCGCAGCATCTACGCCTTGGTGATCAGCGGCGAGGGCGAGAAATTCTTCAGCGCCGGTGCCGATCTCAAGCAGTTCGCCGATGGCGACAAGGCCAACGCACGCGAGGCCGCGCGCCGGTTTGGCGAAGCATTCGAAGCCTTGAGTGCGTTTCGCGGCGTGGCGATCGCTGCAATCAACGGCTATGCGATGGGGGGCGGGCTGGAGTGCGCATTGGCCTGCGATCTACGCATCGCCGAGCAGCAAGCACATCTTGCGTTGCCCGAAGCCAGTGTTGGTCTGCTGCCATGTGCAGGCGGTACCCAGAATCTGCCGCGCGTGGTCGGCGAAGGCTGGGCCAAGCGCATGATCCTGCTCGGTGAGCGTGTTGATGCTGCCACCGCGCAGCGCATCGGGTTGGTGGAAGAGGTGGTTGGCAAGGGCGAGTCGCGCGTCTTGGCGATTGCCTGGGCGCAGCGCGCCGGTAAACAGAGCCCAATCAGCGTGTCGGCGTGCAAGCAGCTGGTGCAGTCCACGCGCCATGGCACGCACGCAGCCGCGCTGATTGCCGAGCGCGAAGCATTTGTGGATCTATTCGAACACGCCGATCAGGCCGAAGGCGTGGCCGCATTTCTGGAGAAGCGCGCGCCGCAGTGGAGTAACCACTGA
- a CDS encoding helix-turn-helix domain-containing protein encodes MPQSHAQLRHQLGLRLQRLRQRHGLTQAELARRLELSPSYLNQIERNQRPLTLAIQQRLKATLGDLDGLLDLDDPAALVEPLDQSLRSLGHTLLPAELRALTGNLPQVAQALLDLHRAHQHLLERNAALELQIGVEHVAVPSLSPGEQVRDYFNRAHNYLPELDERAEALYAELGLTPENLPLRLRQRLADRHGLLVQDAADLHRDKRSMDAQARVLWLAAHLRPGQQAFQMAAQLASLECAPLLDARIADAGFEDAERIALSRIGLSNYFAGALVMPYSAFLHSAQTSRYDIEWLADRFDVGFEAVCHRLSTLQRRGAAGLPIFFMRVDRAGNVSKRHSATDFHFSHVGGACPLWIVYEAFNQPDRILTQIARMPDGRRYFWLARQVSSGPPGYGRPRKTFALAMGCDLRHADQLVYARGWDLNAVDDAVPIGPGCLTCARSTCVQRAFPALPRLPTSAR; translated from the coding sequence ATGCCTCAGTCGCACGCTCAACTCCGCCACCAGCTCGGGCTGCGCCTGCAGCGGCTGCGCCAGCGCCACGGCCTGACCCAGGCCGAGCTGGCGCGCCGGCTCGAACTGTCGCCGAGCTATCTCAACCAGATCGAGCGCAATCAGCGCCCTCTCACGCTGGCCATCCAGCAGCGGCTCAAAGCCACGCTGGGCGACCTGGACGGCCTGCTGGATCTGGACGACCCGGCCGCATTGGTCGAGCCGCTGGACCAATCGCTGCGCAGCCTGGGCCACACGCTGCTACCCGCCGAACTGCGCGCACTCACCGGCAACCTGCCGCAGGTGGCGCAGGCGCTGCTGGACCTGCACCGCGCGCATCAGCATCTGCTCGAACGCAACGCTGCGCTGGAATTGCAGATCGGGGTCGAGCACGTGGCGGTGCCATCGCTGTCGCCCGGCGAACAGGTGCGCGACTACTTCAACCGCGCGCACAACTATCTGCCCGAACTGGACGAGCGCGCCGAAGCGCTCTACGCCGAACTTGGATTGACCCCGGAAAATCTACCGCTACGGCTGCGCCAACGCCTTGCCGATCGTCATGGCCTGCTGGTGCAGGACGCCGCCGACCTGCACCGCGACAAGCGCAGCATGGATGCGCAAGCGCGTGTGCTATGGCTGGCGGCACACTTGCGGCCGGGCCAGCAGGCGTTCCAGATGGCCGCACAGCTGGCATCGCTGGAATGCGCGCCGCTGCTGGACGCGCGGATTGCCGACGCCGGTTTCGAAGACGCCGAGCGCATCGCGCTGTCGCGGATTGGCCTGTCGAACTATTTCGCCGGCGCGCTGGTAATGCCCTACAGCGCGTTCCTGCACAGCGCGCAGACCTCACGCTACGACATCGAATGGTTGGCCGATCGCTTCGATGTGGGTTTCGAAGCGGTGTGTCACCGGCTCAGCACCTTGCAGCGGCGTGGAGCAGCCGGCTTGCCGATCTTTTTCATGCGGGTGGACCGCGCCGGCAACGTGTCCAAGCGTCATTCGGCAACCGATTTCCATTTCTCGCATGTCGGCGGCGCCTGCCCGTTGTGGATCGTGTACGAAGCGTTCAACCAGCCTGATCGCATCCTCACCCAGATCGCGCGCATGCCCGATGGCCGGCGCTATTTCTGGCTGGCCCGCCAGGTCAGCAGCGGCCCTCCCGGATATGGCCGCCCGCGCAAGACGTTTGCCCTGGCAATGGGCTGCGACCTGCGTCACGCCGATCAACTGGTGTATGCGCGCGGTTGGGATCTCAACGCGGTCGACGATGCGGTACCGATCGGTCCGGGCTGCCTGACGTGCGCGCGCAGCACCTGCGTGCAGCGCGCGTTTCCTGCGCTGCCGCGCCTGCCGACGAGCGCGCGCTAG
- a CDS encoding enoyl-CoA hydratase/isomerase family protein: MAHVSATGDAPMLFEQRTCADGHRIGIATLNSPKTLNGLSLQMTRLLDAQLRAWAEDAQIACVVLRGAGEKAFCAGGDLHGLYQSMHAHRDAVPDSAARRAAPQANAHAAAFFEEEYRLDHRIHTYPKPLLCWGHGIVMGGGIGLMSGASHRVVTERSRLAMPEISVGLFPDVGGSWLLRRVPRGAGLFLALTGAPLDTSDAVYAGLADVRLEHAQYAAVLDALSAHAWAGNADDDRTQLSAFLHGIAQPTEPGPLQIHAPLIEQWVAGESLEHVVAAILALQSEDSWLQAARATLAAGAPGSARLAWELHRHAGTTTLADTFRTEYVVALHAAAHGDFAEGIRALLIDKDRQPHWQPASLEAADAQWAADFFVVPWSAAQHPLADLGSS, translated from the coding sequence ATGGCGCACGTCAGCGCAACCGGCGACGCACCGATGCTGTTCGAGCAGCGCACCTGTGCCGATGGACATCGCATCGGGATCGCCACCTTGAATTCGCCCAAGACGCTCAATGGCCTGTCGTTGCAGATGACGCGGCTACTGGATGCGCAATTGCGCGCTTGGGCCGAGGATGCGCAGATCGCGTGTGTGGTGTTGCGCGGTGCCGGTGAAAAGGCGTTCTGCGCTGGCGGCGATCTGCATGGCCTGTACCAGAGCATGCATGCGCATCGCGATGCGGTGCCCGACAGTGCAGCGCGCCGCGCAGCGCCGCAGGCCAATGCGCATGCCGCGGCGTTCTTCGAAGAGGAATACCGGCTCGACCATCGCATCCACACGTATCCGAAGCCCCTGCTGTGCTGGGGCCACGGCATCGTGATGGGCGGTGGCATCGGCTTGATGTCCGGTGCCAGCCATCGTGTGGTCACCGAGCGCTCGCGCCTGGCCATGCCGGAAATCAGCGTCGGCTTGTTCCCGGATGTGGGGGGAAGTTGGTTGTTGCGCCGTGTGCCGCGGGGCGCCGGCCTGTTTCTGGCGCTGACTGGCGCGCCGCTGGATACCAGCGATGCGGTTTATGCAGGGCTCGCCGACGTGCGCCTGGAGCATGCGCAGTACGCAGCGGTGCTGGATGCGCTAAGTGCGCACGCCTGGGCAGGCAATGCCGACGACGACCGCACCCAACTCAGTGCATTCCTGCATGGCATCGCGCAACCCACCGAGCCGGGCCCGCTACAAATCCACGCACCGTTGATCGAACAGTGGGTGGCTGGCGAATCGCTGGAACACGTTGTCGCTGCAATTCTGGCGCTGCAAAGCGAAGACAGCTGGTTGCAGGCTGCACGTGCCACCTTGGCCGCGGGTGCTCCGGGGTCTGCGCGCCTGGCCTGGGAGCTGCATCGCCATGCGGGCACCACGACGCTGGCCGACACCTTCCGTACCGAATACGTGGTCGCATTGCATGCGGCGGCACACGGCGATTTTGCCGAAGGCATCCGCGCGCTGTTGATCGACAAGGATCGTCAACCGCACTGGCAACCGGCGTCGCTGGAAGCAGCCGATGCGCAGTGGGCCGCCGATTTCTTCGTTGTGCCCTGGTCGGCTGCACAGCATCCGCTTGCCGATCTGGGCAGCAGTTGA
- a CDS encoding alpha-L-fucosidase has translation MIDRRTFLATGVAAAAAASVSASAARIAQTPRASGPAPWGAVPSARQLRWHRWEQYAFVHFAMNTFTDKEWGYGDEDPRKFDPSDFSADQIVAAAKAGNLKGLIFTAKHHDGFCLWPTRLTEHCIRNSPYKNGKGDIVGEMAAACRRAGLAFGLYLSPWDRNHAEYGRPGYIDYFRKQIVELCTGYGDLFEFWFDGANGGDGYYGGARESRKIDAPAYYNWPRMIGLVHQHQPMACTFDPLGADIRWGGNEDGIAGDPSWPTMPNAPYTQENGNSGVRGGALWWPAETNTSIRPGWFYHADEDGKVRSPENLVRYFDTSVARGTNMNLNLPPDRRGRIPDHDVAVLQSFGDAIRASFAIDLAKGAKATASASRGPGFEPSRVLERQPDSYWSTPDDVTTPTLTLELPTAHSFDLIRLREYLPLGVRVTRFAVEAEVDGQWRRLAEAQCIGAQRIVRLDRPIAARRVRLVVLEAPVCPAITEFALFRAVAPVLVARPTANAPDVLSTAGWRIVEASAPGAETLLDDDASTLWITPAPTPGHPVQATIDLGALRKVAGFSLTPSRAVMTGAAPPKGYRAETSEDGQHWQPAGAGELSNIAYALSTQRLNFPEVRQIRYLRLSFAETAVPAERLAIAGIGAFSRLR, from the coding sequence ATGATCGATCGTCGTACCTTTCTTGCCACGGGCGTGGCGGCGGCCGCTGCTGCCAGCGTCAGTGCATCGGCGGCTCGCATCGCGCAGACGCCGCGCGCCAGCGGGCCGGCCCCGTGGGGGGCAGTGCCTAGCGCGCGCCAGCTGCGCTGGCATCGGTGGGAGCAATACGCCTTCGTGCATTTTGCGATGAACACCTTCACCGACAAGGAATGGGGCTACGGCGACGAAGATCCGCGCAAATTCGATCCCAGCGATTTTTCGGCCGACCAGATCGTCGCTGCGGCAAAAGCAGGCAATCTCAAGGGGCTGATTTTCACGGCCAAGCACCATGATGGGTTCTGTCTGTGGCCGACACGCTTGACCGAGCACTGCATCCGCAACTCGCCGTACAAGAACGGCAAGGGTGACATTGTCGGGGAGATGGCCGCGGCATGTCGCCGCGCGGGTCTCGCGTTCGGCCTGTACCTCTCGCCCTGGGATCGCAACCATGCCGAGTATGGTCGCCCCGGTTATATCGACTATTTCCGCAAGCAGATCGTCGAGCTCTGCACCGGCTACGGCGACCTGTTCGAGTTCTGGTTCGACGGTGCCAATGGCGGCGACGGCTATTACGGCGGGGCGCGCGAATCGCGCAAGATCGATGCGCCTGCGTACTACAACTGGCCGCGGATGATCGGGCTGGTGCACCAGCATCAGCCGATGGCATGTACCTTCGATCCGCTGGGCGCTGATATCCGCTGGGGCGGCAATGAAGATGGCATCGCCGGCGATCCGTCCTGGCCGACCATGCCCAATGCCCCGTACACCCAGGAAAACGGCAATTCGGGCGTGCGCGGCGGGGCGCTGTGGTGGCCGGCCGAAACCAATACGTCGATCCGCCCGGGCTGGTTCTACCACGCCGATGAAGACGGCAAGGTGCGGAGCCCGGAGAATCTGGTGCGCTATTTCGACACCTCGGTGGCGCGCGGCACCAACATGAATCTCAATCTTCCGCCTGACCGGCGCGGCCGCATTCCCGACCACGACGTGGCGGTGCTGCAGAGTTTCGGCGACGCGATCCGCGCCAGCTTCGCCATCGATCTGGCCAAGGGTGCCAAGGCCACTGCCAGCGCATCGCGCGGCCCTGGGTTCGAGCCGTCGCGCGTACTCGAACGCCAGCCGGACAGCTACTGGTCCACGCCGGACGATGTCACCACGCCGACGCTGACGCTGGAACTGCCGACGGCGCACAGCTTCGACCTGATTCGATTGCGCGAATATCTGCCGCTGGGCGTGCGCGTCACCCGCTTCGCGGTCGAAGCCGAGGTCGATGGGCAATGGCGGCGATTGGCCGAAGCGCAATGCATCGGCGCGCAGCGTATCGTGCGGCTGGATCGCCCGATTGCCGCACGCCGGGTGCGCCTGGTGGTGCTTGAGGCGCCGGTCTGCCCGGCGATCACCGAGTTCGCGCTGTTCCGCGCCGTTGCGCCGGTGCTGGTCGCGCGGCCGACGGCGAATGCGCCGGACGTGCTGTCCACCGCCGGCTGGCGCATCGTCGAGGCGAGCGCGCCAGGGGCGGAAACGTTGCTCGACGACGATGCCAGCACGCTCTGGATCACGCCGGCACCGACGCCGGGCCATCCCGTGCAGGCGACCATCGACCTCGGTGCGCTGCGCAAGGTGGCCGGGTTCAGCCTTACGCCCTCGCGCGCGGTGATGACCGGTGCGGCACCGCCGAAGGGCTATCGCGCCGAGACCAGCGAAGATGGTCAGCACTGGCAACCGGCCGGTGCCGGCGAGCTGTCCAACATCGCCTATGCGCTCTCGACCCAGCGGCTGAATTTCCCCGAGGTCCGCCAGATCCGCTATCTGCGGCTGTCGTTCGCGGAAACGGCGGTGCCCGCCGAGCGGCTGGCGATTGCGGGTATCGGTGCGTTCTCGCGCCTGCGATGA
- the mmsB gene encoding 3-hydroxyisobutyrate dehydrogenase — METDTMSNIAFIGLGNMGGPMAANLIKAGHQLRAFDLAPAALDAATAAGAHAASSAQDTLADAEIVISMLPASRHVEGLYLGDSGILAQIPHGALVIDCSTIAPLSARKVADAATARGLTMLDAPVSGGTAGAAAGTLTFIVGGAAEVLERARPVLQAMGKNIFHVGDNGAGQVAKLCNNMALGVIMAATGEALALGVAQGLDPAVLSQMMAVSTGRSWATEVCNPWPGVLPNAPASRGYSGGFGNDLMLKDLGLVAESAVQAGVSIPLGELARNLYAMNSQAGNGALDFSSVVKLVAKV, encoded by the coding sequence CTGGAAACCGACACCATGAGCAATATCGCGTTTATCGGCCTGGGCAATATGGGCGGGCCAATGGCTGCCAATCTGATCAAGGCCGGGCATCAGCTGCGGGCATTCGATCTGGCACCGGCTGCCCTGGACGCTGCAACAGCGGCCGGTGCGCATGCCGCCAGCTCCGCGCAGGACACGCTGGCCGATGCCGAAATCGTGATCTCGATGCTGCCTGCGAGCCGCCACGTCGAAGGCTTGTACCTGGGCGACTCCGGCATCCTGGCGCAGATTCCGCACGGTGCGCTGGTCATCGACTGCAGCACCATCGCACCCCTGTCTGCGCGCAAGGTGGCCGATGCGGCCACGGCGCGTGGCCTGACAATGTTGGACGCCCCGGTCTCCGGCGGCACCGCCGGTGCTGCAGCCGGCACCCTGACCTTCATCGTCGGCGGCGCTGCCGAGGTGCTGGAGCGCGCGCGTCCGGTGCTGCAGGCCATGGGCAAGAACATTTTCCACGTCGGCGACAACGGGGCAGGGCAGGTCGCCAAGCTCTGCAACAACATGGCCCTGGGCGTGATCATGGCCGCCACCGGCGAAGCGCTGGCGCTCGGCGTCGCGCAAGGCTTGGACCCTGCAGTGCTGTCGCAGATGATGGCGGTCAGCACCGGGCGCAGTTGGGCCACCGAAGTGTGCAATCCCTGGCCCGGCGTGCTGCCCAATGCCCCGGCATCGCGCGGCTACAGCGGTGGCTTCGGCAACGACTTGATGCTCAAGGATCTGGGGTTGGTCGCCGAGTCGGCGGTACAGGCCGGTGTCTCGATTCCGCTCGGTGAGCTGGCGCGCAACCTGTACGCAATGAACAGCCAGGCTGGCAACGGGGCGCTGGATTTTTCCAGCGTGGTCAAGCTGGTCGCCAAGGTCTGA
- a CDS encoding cation diffusion facilitator family transporter: protein MGHDHNHAPSEIRHETPLWWALGLTATFLLAEIIGAFVTNSLALLSDAAHMATDTVGLMIALVAVRLSRRPADARRTYGYVRLEALGALANGALLFAVGGYILWEAAQRVRAPQDIAYGGMLLIAGFGLVINLIAMKLLHAGSGESLNVKGAYLEVWSDMLGSVAVIIGALLIHWTGWQWIDPVLAVLIGLWVLPRTWVLLREAINVLLEGVPKGIDLAQVQQALTSHPGVEDVHDLHVWALASSTPALTAHIVVNEATARDRLRDALATLLHDRFDIVHVTLQVESGDCGTEPCGTPKPAADAGHDAHHGHSHAHGHSHH from the coding sequence ATGGGACACGACCACAACCACGCACCCAGCGAAATTCGCCATGAAACACCCTTGTGGTGGGCGCTGGGCCTGACCGCCACGTTCCTGTTGGCAGAGATCATCGGCGCGTTCGTGACCAACAGCCTGGCGCTGTTGTCCGACGCCGCCCATATGGCCACCGACACCGTCGGCCTGATGATCGCGTTGGTCGCGGTGCGCTTGAGCCGTCGCCCGGCTGACGCGCGGCGCACGTATGGCTATGTGCGGCTCGAAGCGCTCGGCGCGTTGGCCAATGGCGCGCTGCTGTTCGCAGTGGGCGGCTACATCCTGTGGGAGGCCGCGCAGCGCGTTCGCGCCCCGCAGGACATTGCGTATGGCGGCATGCTGCTGATCGCCGGCTTCGGCCTGGTGATCAATCTGATCGCAATGAAGCTGCTGCATGCCGGCAGCGGCGAAAGCCTCAACGTCAAAGGCGCCTATCTGGAGGTCTGGAGCGACATGCTCGGATCGGTGGCGGTGATCATCGGTGCCTTGCTGATCCATTGGACCGGCTGGCAATGGATCGACCCGGTGCTGGCCGTGCTGATCGGCCTGTGGGTATTGCCGCGCACCTGGGTGCTGCTGCGCGAGGCGATCAACGTGTTGCTCGAGGGCGTGCCCAAGGGTATCGATCTGGCCCAGGTACAGCAGGCACTCACCAGCCATCCCGGCGTCGAAGACGTGCACGACCTACACGTCTGGGCGCTGGCCTCCAGCACCCCTGCGCTCACCGCGCACATCGTCGTCAACGAGGCAACCGCCCGCGACCGCCTGCGCGACGCGCTCGCCACCCTGCTGCACGACCGCTTCGACATCGTCCATGTCACCCTGCAGGTGGAAAGCGGCGACTGCGGCACCGAGCCTTGCGGCACACCAAAGCCCGCTGCAGACGCTGGCCATGACGCGCATCATGGGCACAGTCATGCGCATGGGCACTCCCATCATTAA